One genomic segment of Mesoterricola silvestris includes these proteins:
- a CDS encoding Fur family transcriptional regulator — protein MRQTPQREAILKVLQAADRPLRVEEIWERLEKGRSGIPTVYRNLERFVNEGWAESLMGADQVMRFVLCRSSSHHHHLSCETCGRMVEVDACGIETSLAGMEKLSGYRITRHQLNLFGICPACRRANEG, from the coding sequence ATGCGCCAGACCCCCCAGCGGGAGGCCATCCTCAAGGTCCTGCAGGCCGCGGACCGCCCCCTGCGGGTGGAGGAGATCTGGGAGCGCCTGGAGAAGGGCCGCTCCGGGATCCCCACCGTGTACCGCAACCTGGAGCGCTTCGTGAACGAAGGCTGGGCCGAAAGCCTCATGGGCGCGGACCAGGTGATGCGCTTCGTGCTGTGCCGCTCCTCCAGCCACCACCACCACCTCTCCTGCGAAACCTGCGGCCGGATGGTGGAGGTGGACGCCTGCGGCATCGAGACCAGCCTCGCCGGCATGGAAAAGCTCAGCGGCTACCGCATAACTCGCCATCAGCTCAACCTTTTCGGAATCTGTCCCGCCTGCCGCCGAGCAAATGAGGGTTGA